The genome window ATGGGAACATGTAGATATCCGACATCCTCCAAAATCTCCTTCACCGTTCCCAGATGCAGTATCTCGACCGAGACCATGATATCAATGATCGGTTTGGCCACTAGGCCGGAAACCGCGGTGCTTCCCACGTGATCGATCCCTCGGACCATCTCTCCCAGGGCGCTGAGCAATCGATCCCTTTCTTCGGAGAACATGCTTGTCCAATGCGGATCATGAGGCAGCAACTCGATGTCCTCCATGGCGTTCTCACCTCTCTGGTCCATGTTTTCAACGATCATCCTTTTTCAACCACCAGTCGATTTCAATACCAGTGCCCTAATCTTAGATATTGTTATATATTATGTTTATCATGAAGTAAATCCGTGTCAAACAACAACACGGGCGAGATGACATCGATTCTTTTGCCTTTGCTCAAAGTGATTGTTGTTTTGTGATCGAGGACGTACCGTTAGGGGTCGTCCTCCCGTATTGAAAAAAACGAGGGATTAGTTTATGAAAGGTTCGAAGGCTGTTCTTGAACTGCTCGAGGGGCAGGGTGTAGACGTCATGTTCGGTTATCCAGGCGGGGTCACCATTCCCATATACGACGATCTGTTGGATTCGGACATACACCACGTCCTCGTTCGTCACGAACAGTGCGCCGCCCATATGGCCGATGGATACTCCAGGTCGACCGGCAGGACCGGTGTTTGCCTGGCCACCTCTGGACCTGGCGCTACGAACCTGGTGACCGGGGTGGCTACCGCCTATGCGGATTCATCCCCTATGATGGTTCTCACTGGTCAAGTGGCCACCAGCATGATCGGTAATAATGCCTTCCAGGAGGCGGACATCTTCAGTCTGATGATGCCCATCACCAAGCATAACTATCGCGTACTGAGACCGAACGATCTGCCCGAGGCCATCAAGAGGGGCATGGCCATAGCCAACTGCGGTCGTAAGGGCCCGGTGCATATCGATCTACCAGTGGATGTGCTGAACGGTCAGATAGAGCCATCCAAGTTGAACGAGGAGTTCCCGGTTCCCCCACCTTTCGAAGACCTCTCCGCTGTGAAGGAAGCGATCAAGATACTACGCGAGGCCGAGAGACCAGTGCTGCTGGTCGGCGGCGGCGCCAGATGGGCGGACGCTTCCAACGAGGTTCAGCGTCTGGCCGAGATGCTGTTCGCACCGGTGATCACCACCATCATGGCCAAGGCCATCATACCCGAGGACCATCCTCTCTCGCTGGGAATGCTAGGCATGCATGGCAGAGAGTGCTCTCGTCGGGCGTTATTGGAGGCGGACGTGGTGTTCGCCATCGGTTCACGCTTTTCAGACCGTACCATCGGTTACGATGGTGAGATGCCCAAGGATACTAAGATCATACACCTGGACATCGATCCAATGGAAGCGGGTAAGAACCCCCGGACCAGGGTCAGGCTGGTGGGCGACGCCCGCAAGGGCCTGCAGCTCGTGATCAAGGGGTTAACCCAATCCAAAGGGGATTCGGCCTGGAGCAAAAGAGTGAAGGAGCTCTTTGACGGCTGCGTTTGCGATATCGACATAGATGAGGACCCAATAAAACCACAGAAAGCGATCTGGGAGCTACGAAAGGTGCTTGACCCTGACGCCTTCGTGGTGACGGAGGTTGGACAAAATCAGATGTGGGCCGCGCACTTCATGCGCCTGAAGCACCCCAATCAGTTCCTCACCTCGGGTGGGATGGGCACCATGGGCTTCGGCTTTCCGGCATCGCTCGGCGTGAAGTACGCGCACCGCGACAAACAGGTGGTGGACGTGGCCGGGGATGGTAGCTTCCAAATGGTTTTCCAGGAGCTGGCAACGGCCATGAGCGAGGACCTGCCGGTGGTGGTGTGTCTGCTCAACAACGGCTGGCTGGGTATGGTGAAACAATGGCAGAAGCTCCAATGGGGCAGCCGCTATAGCGGGACCGAGCTGCGCAACAATCCCGACTTCGTGAAGCTAGCCCAAGCCTTCGGCGCGGACGGCGTGACGGTCACGAGGTCCAGCGAGCTTAACGATGCTTACAAGATGGCCTTCGCCTCCGATGTGCCGTTCGTGGTGGACGTCCGCATCGACCCGGAGGAGGATATGCTCCCAATGCTGCCGGGAGGGGTCGCTAGTGACAAAGGCACCATACGCAACCGCTGCCGTTGGAACAAATGCTGATGGTGGAGTAGAACATTGTAAATATTGCGCATAAAATGCGTCAATGAATCTAACGGTGATCAAATGGCAAGGATTTATCACGAGTCAGACGCCGACCTAGGCGTCCTGAAGGGCAAGAAGGTCGCGGTCATCGGTTTCGGCAGCCAAGGCAGGGCTCAGTCCCTATGTCTGCACGATTGCGGATTGGACGTGACCGTCGGTGTGCGAAAGGACGGTAAGTCCTGGGTGGAGGCCAAGAAGAACGGGTTGAAGGTCGACACTGTGGCCGGCGCCGTCAAGGACGCGGATGTGGTCATGGTGCTCATCCCCGACGAGGTGCAGGGAGACGTCTATCACTCGGAGATACTGCCGAACCTAAAGGATGGGGCGGCATTGGATTTCGCCCATGGTTTCTCCATCACCTTCGATGTGATCGTCCCGCCCAAGACCGTGGACGTAATCATGATGGCCCCGAAGGCCCCTGGCCCCATGGTGCGGAAGGTCTTCGTCGAAGGGTTCGGCGTCCCCGCGCTCATCGCGGTGCAGCAGGACCATTCCGGTAAGGCAAAGCAGTTCGCCCTGGCATTAGCCAAGGGCATCGGGGCTACCAAGGCCGGTGTCCTGGAGACCGACTTCCGTGAGGAGGCCACCTCCGACCTGTTCGGAGAGCAGGCCGTGCTATGCGGCGGGGTAACCGCGCTCATCAACGCTGGCTTCCAGACCCTGGTCAAGAGAGGATACCAGCCGGAGATCGCTTATTTCGAATGCCTTCACGAGGTCAAGCTCATCGTGGACCTGATCTACCAGGGCGGCATGATGAACATGTGGAGAAGCGTCTCCAACACCGCCGAGTTCGGCGGGCTTACCACCAGGGACCTGGTCATCAATGACGAGAGCCGCGCGGCCATGGAGAAGATGCTGGACCGCATCTGTTCCGGTGACTTCGCCAAGGAATGGTTGGCGGACGCCAAGGCCGGCATGCCAAGGATGAAGGCCATGGAGAACGCCGAGGCCGACAGCCAGGTCGAGAAGGTGGGCAAGGAGATACGCTCCCTCTTCGAGATCAAGAAGTGACGAAACCCTTTTCACCCTTCCACCCTTTCCCTTATCGGGAGAGGGCATGGAAAGAATTTTGATGCGCACAAGGTACGAACAGTTCGAGATCGAGCTGAACGATTCTTTGACCGCTTGGAAGATATACGAGTCATTGCCGTTGGAACGAGAGATCAACGTATGGGGCGGTGAGTTCTATTTCGCCATCCCGGTGAGCGGCGAGCTGGAGAACGGGAAGAAGATCTTAGACGAGGGAGAGGTGGCCTTCTGGCCGGAAG of Methanomassiliicoccales archaeon contains these proteins:
- a CDS encoding cyclophilin-like fold protein gives rise to the protein MERILMRTRYEQFEIELNDSLTAWKIYESLPLEREINVWGGEFYFAIPVSGELENGKKILDEGEVAFWPEGDALCFFFGKTPVSTTSRPEAFSPVSPVGRVLGDLKGLAELSDKTMVTLERA
- the ilvC gene encoding ketol-acid reductoisomerase — translated: MARIYHESDADLGVLKGKKVAVIGFGSQGRAQSLCLHDCGLDVTVGVRKDGKSWVEAKKNGLKVDTVAGAVKDADVVMVLIPDEVQGDVYHSEILPNLKDGAALDFAHGFSITFDVIVPPKTVDVIMMAPKAPGPMVRKVFVEGFGVPALIAVQQDHSGKAKQFALALAKGIGATKAGVLETDFREEATSDLFGEQAVLCGGVTALINAGFQTLVKRGYQPEIAYFECLHEVKLIVDLIYQGGMMNMWRSVSNTAEFGGLTTRDLVINDESRAAMEKMLDRICSGDFAKEWLADAKAGMPRMKAMENAEADSQVEKVGKEIRSLFEIKK
- the ilvB gene encoding biosynthetic-type acetolactate synthase large subunit; amino-acid sequence: MKGSKAVLELLEGQGVDVMFGYPGGVTIPIYDDLLDSDIHHVLVRHEQCAAHMADGYSRSTGRTGVCLATSGPGATNLVTGVATAYADSSPMMVLTGQVATSMIGNNAFQEADIFSLMMPITKHNYRVLRPNDLPEAIKRGMAIANCGRKGPVHIDLPVDVLNGQIEPSKLNEEFPVPPPFEDLSAVKEAIKILREAERPVLLVGGGARWADASNEVQRLAEMLFAPVITTIMAKAIIPEDHPLSLGMLGMHGRECSRRALLEADVVFAIGSRFSDRTIGYDGEMPKDTKIIHLDIDPMEAGKNPRTRVRLVGDARKGLQLVIKGLTQSKGDSAWSKRVKELFDGCVCDIDIDEDPIKPQKAIWELRKVLDPDAFVVTEVGQNQMWAAHFMRLKHPNQFLTSGGMGTMGFGFPASLGVKYAHRDKQVVDVAGDGSFQMVFQELATAMSEDLPVVVCLLNNGWLGMVKQWQKLQWGSRYSGTELRNNPDFVKLAQAFGADGVTVTRSSELNDAYKMAFASDVPFVVDVRIDPEEDMLPMLPGGVASDKGTIRNRCRWNKC